GGAGGAATCGGTGACTGACCGCAAGGCGAAGGGAGGTGAGCGCTAATGGCACGCATTGTTGTTGACCCAATCACCCGCATCGAAGGGCATTTGCGCATCGAAGCCGTGGTGGAGAACGGTCGCATCGCCGAGGCCTACAGCTCCGGCACGATGGTGCGCGGCTTCGAGAAAATTTTGAAAGGCCGCGATCCGCGCGACGCCTGGGCCTTCACCGAACGCGCCTGCGGCGTGTGCACCACCGTGCATGCCCTCGCCAGCGTGCGCACCGTGGAAGATGCGCTCGGCATCACCGTTCCCAAAAACGCCGAGCTGATTCGCAATCTGATGTGCGGCGCGCAATATGTGCAGGATCATGTCGTGCATTTCTATCATCTCCATGCGCTGGACTGGGTGGATGTCGTGAGCGCGCTGTCCGCCGATCCCGCCGCCACCGCGAAGCTGGCGCAAAGCCTTTCCCCGTGGCCGAAAAGCTCGCCGGGTTACTTCGCCGACCTGCAAAAACGCCTGCAAACGTTTGTGGCCAGCGGCCAGCTCGGCATTTTCGCCAACGGCTATTGGGGCCATCCCCAGTACAAACTCCCGCCGGAGGTCAACCTGATGGCCGTGGCACACTACCTCGAAGCGCTGGAATGGCAGAAGGAAATCGTCAAGGTGCACACCATCTTCGGCGGCAAAAACCCGCATCCCAACTATCTCGTCGGCGGCGTGCCCTGTTCGATCAATCTCGATGAAGTCAATGCCATCAACACCGAGCGCTTGAATCATGTCGCCAAACTCATTGCCGATGCCATCGTCTTCGTCGAACAAGTTTATCTGCCCGATCTGCTGGCGATTGCCGGTTTTTACAAAGACTGGGCGGCCATTGGCGGCGGCTTGACCAACTATCTCGCCTACGGCGAGTTTCCCACGCGCAGCTACAACCAGCCCGACTCCTTCAAATTTCCACGCGGTGCCATCCTCAACCGCAATTTGAACGAAGTGCACGAGGTGAATGGCCGGGACAGGGAGGAGATCAAGGAGTACATTTCGCATTCGTGGTACAGTTACAACAACGGCGACGGCGCGGGTTTGCATCCCTGGGACGGCGAGACAGAATTCAACTTCACCGGCCCCAAGCCGCCGTTCCAGCAGCTCAATGTCGAGGGCAAGTATTCCTGGCTGAAAACGCCGCGCTGGAAAGATCATGCCATGGAAGTCGGACCACTCGCGCGCCTGCTGGTCGCCTATGCCAAAGGCGTGACCGAGGTGCGGGAGATCGTCAACGACACGTTGCACCGGCTCGCGGTGCCGGTCACCGCGCTGTTCTCCACGCTCGGACGCACCGCGGCACGCGGCCTGGAAACCAGGCTGGTTGTGCACTGGATGCAGGAGTTCTATGACGAACTGGTGGCCAATGTCAAAGCCGGTGAGACCCGCACCTTCACCGACGAGAAATGGGATCCCGCGACCTGGCCGGAAACCTGTGAAGGGGTGGGCATGAGTGAAGCGCCGCGCGGTGCTCTGGCACACTGGATTCGCATCAAGGACAAGAAGATCGACAATTATCAACTGGTGGTGCCCAGCACCTGGAATGCCTCCCCCAAGGATCATCGTGGACAGCGCTCGGCATATGAGGAATCGCTGCTCGGCACGCCGGTGGCCAATGTCGACCAGCCGGTGGAGATTCTCCGCACGATTCATTCCTTCGATCCGTGCATCGCGTGCGCCGTGCATCTCTATGATCCCGCCGGCCGGCAGGTTCACCGGGTGAAATTTTATTGAGGAGGCGGCCATGGCAACGACCTCAACCGGGGTGGCTTATCGCCGCGTCTACGTCTGGCAGCTCCCGGTGCGTTTCTATCACTGGCTCAATGCCCTGTGCGTTGCGGTGTTGATCGTCACCGGCTATCTGATCGGCAACCCGCTGGCCATTTCCTATTCCACCGAGGCCTACCAGCAGTATTGGTTCGGCACGGTGCGCTTCGTGCATTTCGTCGCCGCTTTCATCTTCTTTTTCAACTTCATGGTGCGCATCTACTGGGGCTTCGTTGGCAACCAATACGCGCGCTGGGAGAATTTCATCCCGTTCCGCAAGGCGCAATGGCGGGAGATCCTCGAAGTGCTGAAGGTGGATGTGCTGCAGGCGAAGATCAAGGGCCTGATCTCCATCGGCCACAACGCGCTTGCCGGCGTCACCTACTTTCTGTCGTTTCTCGCGTTTCTGTTTCAGTCACTCACCGGTTTTGCGCTGTATTCCAGCATGAGTGACTCGTTCTTTCCGCGGCTGTTTGCCTGGATTGTGCCGTTGATGGGGGGCGACTTTGCGGTGAGGCAGTGGCATCACCTGTTCCTGTGGTTTTTCGTGGTGTTCATCATCGTTCACATGTATCTGGTGTTCTACCACGATTACATCGAGGGCCGCGGCACCACTTCCTCGATGGTGGGAGGATGGAAGTTTGAGCGGGAGGACGTGTTCCGTGAACAATAACCAGTTGTCAGTGGTCAGTTTTCCGTGTGACAACACTGACT
The window above is part of the candidate division KSB1 bacterium genome. Proteins encoded here:
- the cybH gene encoding Ni/Fe-hydrogenase, b-type cytochrome subunit → MATTSTGVAYRRVYVWQLPVRFYHWLNALCVAVLIVTGYLIGNPLAISYSTEAYQQYWFGTVRFVHFVAAFIFFFNFMVRIYWGFVGNQYARWENFIPFRKAQWREILEVLKVDVLQAKIKGLISIGHNALAGVTYFLSFLAFLFQSLTGFALYSSMSDSFFPRLFAWIVPLMGGDFAVRQWHHLFLWFFVVFIIVHMYLVFYHDYIEGRGTTSSMVGGWKFEREDVFREQ
- a CDS encoding nickel-dependent hydrogenase large subunit, which codes for MARIVVDPITRIEGHLRIEAVVENGRIAEAYSSGTMVRGFEKILKGRDPRDAWAFTERACGVCTTVHALASVRTVEDALGITVPKNAELIRNLMCGAQYVQDHVVHFYHLHALDWVDVVSALSADPAATAKLAQSLSPWPKSSPGYFADLQKRLQTFVASGQLGIFANGYWGHPQYKLPPEVNLMAVAHYLEALEWQKEIVKVHTIFGGKNPHPNYLVGGVPCSINLDEVNAINTERLNHVAKLIADAIVFVEQVYLPDLLAIAGFYKDWAAIGGGLTNYLAYGEFPTRSYNQPDSFKFPRGAILNRNLNEVHEVNGRDREEIKEYISHSWYSYNNGDGAGLHPWDGETEFNFTGPKPPFQQLNVEGKYSWLKTPRWKDHAMEVGPLARLLVAYAKGVTEVREIVNDTLHRLAVPVTALFSTLGRTAARGLETRLVVHWMQEFYDELVANVKAGETRTFTDEKWDPATWPETCEGVGMSEAPRGALAHWIRIKDKKIDNYQLVVPSTWNASPKDHRGQRSAYEESLLGTPVANVDQPVEILRTIHSFDPCIACAVHLYDPAGRQVHRVKFY